A window of the Cucurbita pepo subsp. pepo cultivar mu-cu-16 chromosome LG01, ASM280686v2, whole genome shotgun sequence genome harbors these coding sequences:
- the LOC111789725 gene encoding probable ribosomal protein S11, mitochondrial, producing the protein MRRLPLPHLSSLFRSSSLSHGSSFSSSRLSISPFFGTDARSPMSSLHFSRGSEISGSVQIDRQDSGCVDLPRGDSVNVGREIVGRAGKGLGAQGPCWGLARSSENVSVPYSSSSRCYVHYDGRPNADTGRNFKSMNFVRGILEEDRMDFMGSSQFPRPPNMEHNADIVHVKLMRNNTFITVTDNKGNTKLKASSGRLEELKGGPKLSRYAAEATAEYVGRESKKLGLKSVVMRVKGFTYFKKKKQAILSWRDGFTDSKRDQNPIVYIEDTTRRAHNGCRLPKQRRV; encoded by the exons ATGCGGAGACTTCCCCTCCCTCacctctcttctctcttccgttcctcctctctctctcatggctcttccttctcttcttctcgcctctccatttctccattttttggCACTGATGCTCGTTCTCCCATGTCCTCTCTCCACTTTTCTCGCGGATCGGAGATCTCTGGATCCGTTCAAATAGACAGGCAGGATTCAg GCTGTGTGGACCTTCCACGTGGTGATTCTGTGAATGTTGGACGGGAGATTGTAGGACGTGCTGGGAAAGGATTGGGAGCTCAAGGGCCTTGTTGGGGTTTGGCGCGTTCGAGTGAAAATGTCTCTGTTCCTTATTCTTCTAGCTCTAGATGTTATGTACACTACGATGGCCGGCCGAATGCTGATACAGGAAGGAACTTTAAGTCCATGAACTTCGTCAGGGGAATTTTAGAGGAAGATCGAATGGATTTTATGGGTAGTTCTCAGTTTCCTAGACCACCCAATATGGAGCACAATGCTGATATTGTCCATGTAAAGCTGATGCGTAACAATACATTTATCACTGTTACGGATAACAAAGGAAACACAAAGCTTAAGGCCTCTTCTGGCCGTCTTGAAGAACTGAAAGGAGGGCCTAAACTGTCCCGTTATGCTGCCGAAGCAACTGCAGAGTATGTTGGCCGTGAATCTAAAAAATTGGGGTTGAAATCAGTTGTGATGAGGGTGAAAGGCTTTACTTactttaagaagaaaaaacaagcgATCTTGAGTTGGAGAGATGGTTTTACAGATTCTAAACGTGATCAAAATCCAATTGTTTACATTGAAGATACTACAAGACGTGCTCACAACGGTTGCAGACTTCCAAAGCAACGCCGTGTCTAG
- the LOC111789734 gene encoding potassium transporter 7-like isoform X1, which produces MAEGELERGETNCGLASMDSIESRWVFQDEDQSEIDDDEDEEDDDEDAERNRLDLESEEEDNVEQKLIRTGPRIDSFDVEALEVPGAQRNDYEDFSVGKKIGLAFQTLGVVFGDVGTSPLYTFSVMFNKVPINGDEDVIGALSLVIYTLILISLVKYVLVVLLANDDGEGGTFALYSLICRHAKVSLLPNQLPSDTRISSFRLKVPSAELERSLKIKEKLEASLTLKKLILILVLAGTSMVIADGVVTPAMSVMSAVGGLKIAVEAINQDEAVMISVACLIVLFSVQKYGTSKVGLAVGPALFIWFCTLAGLGIYNLVIYDRSVLKAFNPVHIYYFFKRNSTNAWYCLGGCILCATGSEAMFADLCYFPVRSIQLTFVFLVLPCLFLGYLGQAAYLISNHNGAEHVFYNSVPKSAFWPVFLIANVAALIASRAMTTATFSCIKQSTALGCFPRLKIIHTSRKFMGQIYIPVLNWFLLAVCLVVICSISSMYEIGNAYGIAELGVMMMTTILLTIVMLLIWQINIIIVMGFAMIFLGIELIFFSSVLWGVGDGSWIILVFAVIMFFIMYIWNYGSKLKYETEVKQKLSMDLMRELGCNLGTIRAPGIGLVYNELVKGIPAIFGHFLTTLPAVHSMIIFVCIKYVPVPVVPQSERFLFRRVCPKSYHIFRCIARYGYKDVRKENHQVFEQLLIESLEKFIRREAQERSLESDGDDDTDSDEIHRSQLLIAPNGSVYSLGIPLLAEFNETRPITEIINVPEEVQPIESLDPSIPDAEQSLERELSFIRKAKESGVVYLLGHGDIRARKDSWFIKKLMINYFYAFLRKNSRRGIANLSVPHTHLMQVGMTYMV; this is translated from the exons ATGGCGGAGGGTGAATTGGAGAGGGGCGAGACCAATTGTGGCCTTGCTTCAATGGATTCCATCGAATCGCGATGGGTATTTCAGGATGAGGATCAATCGGAGATCGACGACGACGAGGATGAGGAAGACGACGACGAGGATGCAGAGCGGAATCGTCTGGATTTGGAATCTGAGGAAGAAGATAATGTTGAGCAGAAATTGATTCGCACTGGTCCGCGGATTGATTCATTCGATGTCGAAGCCCTTGAGGTCCCTGGTGCGCAGAGAAATGACTACGAG GACTTCAGCGTGGGGAAGAAAATCGGTCTTGCTTTCCAGACCCTTGGGGTTGTATTCGGTGATGTTGGGACAAGCCCTCTATATACCTTCAGTGTCATGTTCAACAAAGTTCCTATTAATGGAGATGAAGATGTTATTGGGGCATTATCTCTAGTTATCTACACCTTAATCTTGATTTCACTAGTCAAGTATGTACTCGTTGTTCTTCTGGCAAATGATGATGGTGAAG GTGGTACTTTTGCTTTGTACTCTTTGATTTGTAGACATGCCAAGGTCAGTCTTCTCCCAAATCAACTTCCTTCAGATACCCGAATATCAAGTTTTAGGTTAAAGGTGCCATCGGCTGAATTGGAAAGATCactaaaaataaaggaaaaacttGAGGCTTCCTTGACTTTAAAGAAGCTTATTTTGATTCTCGTTCTTGCTGGAACTTCTATGGTAATAGCTGATGGAGTTGTTACACCAGCAATGTCGG TAATGTCAGCTGTTGGTGGACTAAAGATTGCAGTGGAGGCAATCAACCAAG ATGAGGCTGTGATGATCTCAGTTGCCTGTCTTATAGTTTTGTTCAGTGTTCAGAAGTATGGCACTAGCAAAGTGGGGCTCGCTGTTGGTCCTGCATTATTCATATGGTTTTGTACTCTTGCAGGCCTTGGGATTTATAACCTTGTCATATATGACCGCAGTGTCTTGAAGGCATTCAATCCCGTTcacatatattatttcttcAAAAGGAACTCTACCAATGCATGGTATTGCCTTGGAGGTTGTATTTTATGTGCTACCG GTTCCGAGGCGATGTTTGCAGATCTTTGCTATTTCCCTGTGCGGTCAATACAG CTTACATTTGTCTTCCTCGTCTTGCCTTGTCTTTTCTTGGGTTATTTGGGTCAAGCTGCCTACCTGATATCAAACCACAATGGAGCTGAGCATGTTTTTTATAATTCCGTTCCCA AAAGTGCCTTCTGGCCAGTTTTTCTCATCGCTAATGTTGCTGCATTAATTGCCAGTAGAGCAATGACTACGGCTACCTTTTCGTGTATAAAACAATCGACAGCACTTGGATGTTTTCCTCGTCTTAAGATCATTCATACATCTAGGAAATTCATGGGGCAGATCTATATCCCGGTGTTGAATTGGTTTTTGTTGGCAGTTTGCCTGGTGGTCATCTGCTCCATATCTAGCATGTATGAGATTGGAAACGCATATG GTATCGCTGAGCTGGGAGTGATGATGATGACAACTATCTTGTTAACCATTGTAATGCTTCTTATATGGCAGATAAATATTATCATCGTGATGGGTTTTGCGATGATCTTTCTTGGGATAGAACTGATATTTTTCTCGTCTGTCTTATGGGGTGTGGGTGATGGAAGTTGGATCATATTGGTCTTCGCAGTGATTATGTTCTTCATTATGTATATCTGGAACTACGGAAGCAAGCTCAAGTATGAAACTGAAGTCAAACAAAAACTGTCAATGGATTTAATGCGGGAACTCGGATGCAATCTCGGGACAATCAGAGCTCCTGGCATCGGTTTGGTCTATAATGAACTAGTGAAAGGAATACCTGCAATATTTGGCCATTTTCTGACTACTCTTCCTGCTGTTCATTCAATGATCATATTTGTCTGTATCAAGTATGTACCAGTTCCTGTTGTGCCTCAGAGTGAGAGATTTCTTTTCCGCCGAGTCTGCCCAAAGAGCTATCACATTTTTCGCTGCATTGCCAG GTATGGTTACAAGGATGtccgaaaagaaaatcatcagGTATTTGAGCAGCTCTTAATTGAAAGCCTTGAGAAATTCATCCGTCGAGAAGCACAAGAAAGATCATTAGAGAGTGATGGAGATGACGATACTGATTCCGACGAGATTCATAGGTCGCAACTTCTCATAGCTCCCAATGGAAGTGTCTATTCACTTGGCATTCCTCTCCTCGCTGAATTCAACGAGACTAGACCCATAACTGAAATCATCAACGTACCAGAAGAGGTGCAGCCAATTGAATCTCTAGACCCCTCAATCCCAGATGCAGAGCAATCACTTGAGAGAGAGCTTTCCTTTATAAGAAAGGCTAAAGAATCAGGTGTAGTGTACCTTCTCGGTCATGGAGACATTAGAGCAAGAAAGGATTCTTGGTTTATCAAGAAGCTAATGATCAATTACTTCTATGCGTTTTTAAGAAAGAACAGCAGGAGGGGCATTGCCAACTTGAGTGTTCCCCACACCCACCTGATGCAGGTTGGCATGACATATATGGTTTAG
- the LOC111789734 gene encoding potassium transporter 7-like isoform X2 encodes MSKPLRSLVRREMTTSVGKKIGLAFQTLGVVFGDVGTSPLYTFSVMFNKVPINGDEDVIGALSLVIYTLILISLVKYVLVVLLANDDGEGGTFALYSLICRHAKVSLLPNQLPSDTRISSFRLKVPSAELERSLKIKEKLEASLTLKKLILILVLAGTSMVIADGVVTPAMSVMSAVGGLKIAVEAINQDEAVMISVACLIVLFSVQKYGTSKVGLAVGPALFIWFCTLAGLGIYNLVIYDRSVLKAFNPVHIYYFFKRNSTNAWYCLGGCILCATGSEAMFADLCYFPVRSIQLTFVFLVLPCLFLGYLGQAAYLISNHNGAEHVFYNSVPKSAFWPVFLIANVAALIASRAMTTATFSCIKQSTALGCFPRLKIIHTSRKFMGQIYIPVLNWFLLAVCLVVICSISSMYEIGNAYGIAELGVMMMTTILLTIVMLLIWQINIIIVMGFAMIFLGIELIFFSSVLWGVGDGSWIILVFAVIMFFIMYIWNYGSKLKYETEVKQKLSMDLMRELGCNLGTIRAPGIGLVYNELVKGIPAIFGHFLTTLPAVHSMIIFVCIKYVPVPVVPQSERFLFRRVCPKSYHIFRCIARYGYKDVRKENHQVFEQLLIESLEKFIRREAQERSLESDGDDDTDSDEIHRSQLLIAPNGSVYSLGIPLLAEFNETRPITEIINVPEEVQPIESLDPSIPDAEQSLERELSFIRKAKESGVVYLLGHGDIRARKDSWFIKKLMINYFYAFLRKNSRRGIANLSVPHTHLMQVGMTYMV; translated from the exons ATGTCGAAGCCCTTGAGGTCCCTGGTGCGCAGAGAAATGACTACGAG CGTGGGGAAGAAAATCGGTCTTGCTTTCCAGACCCTTGGGGTTGTATTCGGTGATGTTGGGACAAGCCCTCTATATACCTTCAGTGTCATGTTCAACAAAGTTCCTATTAATGGAGATGAAGATGTTATTGGGGCATTATCTCTAGTTATCTACACCTTAATCTTGATTTCACTAGTCAAGTATGTACTCGTTGTTCTTCTGGCAAATGATGATGGTGAAG GTGGTACTTTTGCTTTGTACTCTTTGATTTGTAGACATGCCAAGGTCAGTCTTCTCCCAAATCAACTTCCTTCAGATACCCGAATATCAAGTTTTAGGTTAAAGGTGCCATCGGCTGAATTGGAAAGATCactaaaaataaaggaaaaacttGAGGCTTCCTTGACTTTAAAGAAGCTTATTTTGATTCTCGTTCTTGCTGGAACTTCTATGGTAATAGCTGATGGAGTTGTTACACCAGCAATGTCGG TAATGTCAGCTGTTGGTGGACTAAAGATTGCAGTGGAGGCAATCAACCAAG ATGAGGCTGTGATGATCTCAGTTGCCTGTCTTATAGTTTTGTTCAGTGTTCAGAAGTATGGCACTAGCAAAGTGGGGCTCGCTGTTGGTCCTGCATTATTCATATGGTTTTGTACTCTTGCAGGCCTTGGGATTTATAACCTTGTCATATATGACCGCAGTGTCTTGAAGGCATTCAATCCCGTTcacatatattatttcttcAAAAGGAACTCTACCAATGCATGGTATTGCCTTGGAGGTTGTATTTTATGTGCTACCG GTTCCGAGGCGATGTTTGCAGATCTTTGCTATTTCCCTGTGCGGTCAATACAG CTTACATTTGTCTTCCTCGTCTTGCCTTGTCTTTTCTTGGGTTATTTGGGTCAAGCTGCCTACCTGATATCAAACCACAATGGAGCTGAGCATGTTTTTTATAATTCCGTTCCCA AAAGTGCCTTCTGGCCAGTTTTTCTCATCGCTAATGTTGCTGCATTAATTGCCAGTAGAGCAATGACTACGGCTACCTTTTCGTGTATAAAACAATCGACAGCACTTGGATGTTTTCCTCGTCTTAAGATCATTCATACATCTAGGAAATTCATGGGGCAGATCTATATCCCGGTGTTGAATTGGTTTTTGTTGGCAGTTTGCCTGGTGGTCATCTGCTCCATATCTAGCATGTATGAGATTGGAAACGCATATG GTATCGCTGAGCTGGGAGTGATGATGATGACAACTATCTTGTTAACCATTGTAATGCTTCTTATATGGCAGATAAATATTATCATCGTGATGGGTTTTGCGATGATCTTTCTTGGGATAGAACTGATATTTTTCTCGTCTGTCTTATGGGGTGTGGGTGATGGAAGTTGGATCATATTGGTCTTCGCAGTGATTATGTTCTTCATTATGTATATCTGGAACTACGGAAGCAAGCTCAAGTATGAAACTGAAGTCAAACAAAAACTGTCAATGGATTTAATGCGGGAACTCGGATGCAATCTCGGGACAATCAGAGCTCCTGGCATCGGTTTGGTCTATAATGAACTAGTGAAAGGAATACCTGCAATATTTGGCCATTTTCTGACTACTCTTCCTGCTGTTCATTCAATGATCATATTTGTCTGTATCAAGTATGTACCAGTTCCTGTTGTGCCTCAGAGTGAGAGATTTCTTTTCCGCCGAGTCTGCCCAAAGAGCTATCACATTTTTCGCTGCATTGCCAG GTATGGTTACAAGGATGtccgaaaagaaaatcatcagGTATTTGAGCAGCTCTTAATTGAAAGCCTTGAGAAATTCATCCGTCGAGAAGCACAAGAAAGATCATTAGAGAGTGATGGAGATGACGATACTGATTCCGACGAGATTCATAGGTCGCAACTTCTCATAGCTCCCAATGGAAGTGTCTATTCACTTGGCATTCCTCTCCTCGCTGAATTCAACGAGACTAGACCCATAACTGAAATCATCAACGTACCAGAAGAGGTGCAGCCAATTGAATCTCTAGACCCCTCAATCCCAGATGCAGAGCAATCACTTGAGAGAGAGCTTTCCTTTATAAGAAAGGCTAAAGAATCAGGTGTAGTGTACCTTCTCGGTCATGGAGACATTAGAGCAAGAAAGGATTCTTGGTTTATCAAGAAGCTAATGATCAATTACTTCTATGCGTTTTTAAGAAAGAACAGCAGGAGGGGCATTGCCAACTTGAGTGTTCCCCACACCCACCTGATGCAGGTTGGCATGACATATATGGTTTAG
- the LOC111789745 gene encoding ubiquinol oxidase, mitochondrial-like has protein sequence MNRIVMWSFVRGVANNSRRFGSVAGLGGGGSGGGGGGGGCLRVTLTAMASPGTRYQSVANEGFHWRRMMSSSTAVAEEQGMKNVENQGKEKEKEKEKENALVSSYWGIYRPRITREDGSEWPWNCFMPWDTYSANLSIDLGKHHEPKCFLDKFAYRVVKVLRIPTDLFFQRRYGCRAVMLETVAAVPGMVAGMLLHLKSLRKFQHSGGWIKALLEEAENERMHLMTMIELVQPKWYERLLVITVQGVFFNAFFVLYLTSPKLAHRIVGYLEEEAIHSYTEYLKDINEGKIENVPAPAIAIDYWRLPKDARLKDVITVIRADEGHHRDVNHFASDIHFQGKELRESAAPLGYH, from the exons ATGAATCGGATTGTGATGTGGAGTTTTGTGAGAGGTGTGGCTAATAATAGCCGGAGATTTGGTTCGGTTGCCGGTCTTGGCGGTggcggcagcggcggcggcggtggtggtggtggttgtCTGAGGGTTACTTTGACGGCGATGGCGTCTCCGGGAACGAGGTATCAATCGGTGGCGAATGAGGGGTTTCACTGGCGGAGGATGATGAGCTCGTCGACGGCGGTGGCGGAAGAACAGGGGATGAAGAACGTTGAGAATCAGgggaaagagaaggaaaaggaaaaggaaaaggagaatgCTCTGGTTTCTAGCTATTGGGGGATTTACAGGCCGAGGATTACAAGGGAAGATGGATCTGAATGGCCATGGAATTGTTTTATG CCGTGGGATACTTACAGTGCGAATTTGTCCATTGATCTTGGAAAGCACCATGAGCCGAAATGTTTTCTTGATAAATTTGCTTATCGTGTTGTGAAGGTTCTTCGAATCCCAACAGATTTGTTCTTCCAG AGGCGCTACGGTTGTCGAGCAGTGATGCTCGAAACGGTGGCAGCCGTCCCGGGGATGGTCGCCGGGATGCTGCTGCACTTGAAATCTCTCAGGAAGTTTCAGCACAGTGGTGGGTGGATCAAGGCCTTGCTTGAAGAAGCAGAGAATGAAAGGATGCATCTAATGACGATGATTGAGCTTGTGCAGCCCAAGTGGTATGAGCGGCTGCTTGTGATCACAGTGCAGGGAGTGTTTTTCAATGCGTTCTTTGTGCTCTACTTGACGTCCCCCAAATTGGCTCATAGAATTGTTGGGTATTTGGAGGAGGAAGCCATCCATTCTTACACCGAGTACTTGAAGGATATCAACGAAGGGAAGATCGAGAACGTGCCCGCTCCGGCCATCGCCATTGACTACTGGCGGCTGCCTAAGGATGCAAGGCTGAAGGATGTCATCACGGTGATTCGGGCCGATGAGGGGCACCACCGCGACGTCAACCATTTCGCTTCT GACATCCATTTTCAAGGAAAGGAACTGAGAGAATCAGCAGCCCCTCTTGGATATCACTGA
- the LOC111789756 gene encoding probable protein phosphatase 2C 9: MDNLCCFNSVYSQFVGGRSSCSSGKGRGNQCPAKYGFSLVKGKANHPMEDYHVAKFITVHGLELGLFAIYDGHLGDSVPAYLQKHLFPNILKDEEFWSNPRSSIFKAYETTDQAILSHSPDLGRGGSTAVTAILINGQKLWVANVGDSRAVLSKRGQEVQMSVDHEPNTERGSIEDRGGFVSNMPGDVARVNGQLAVSRAFGDKNLKTHLRSDPDIKNADINSDTELLILASDGLWKVMSNQEAVDIARRTKDPQRAAKQLAAEALKRESKDDISIIVVRFKG; encoded by the exons ATGGATAACTTATGCTGCTTCAATTCTGTGTACTCTCAG TTTGTAGGAGGACGTTCGTCATGTAGCTCCGGAAAGGGCCGGGGCAATCAATGCCCTGCGAAATATGGTTTTAGTTTGGTAAAAGGCAAGGCAAATCATCCCATGGAAGATTATCATGTTGCTAAATTTATCACAGTGCATGGCCTGGAGCTTGGCCTCTTTGCTATATATGATGGGCACCTAGGAGATAGCGTACCAGCCTATCTACAGAAGCATCTATTTCCCAATATTCTCAAGGAT GAGGAATTCTGGTCGAATCCGCGTAGCTCTATCTTTAAGGCGTATGAGACGACAGACCAAGCGATACTCTCACACAGTCCTGACTTGGGAAGAGGTGGATCCACTGCTGTCACTGCAATTTTAATAAACGGTCAAAAATTATGGGTGGCTAATGTCGGAGATTCACGAGCAGTCCTTTCGAAAAGAGGGCAGGAAGTACAAATGTCTGTCGATCACGAACCGAACACTGAGCGAGGAAGTATTGAGGACAGAGGTGGCTTTGTCTCTAACATGCCAG GAGATGTTGCTAGAGTGAACGGGCAGCTCGCAGTTTCTCGAGCATTTGGCGACAAGAACCTCAAAACACACTTACGATCTGATCCCGACATAAAGAACGCCGATATCAACTCTGACACCGAGCTTCTAATCTTAGCAAGCGACGGTCTATGGAAG GTCATGTCGAATCAAGAAGCCGTGGACATAGCGAGAAGAACCAAAGATCCCCAGAGGGCAGCAAAGCAACTAGCAGCAGAAGCACTGAAACGGGAAAGCAAAGACGACATCTCGATCATCGTCGTTCGTTTCAAAGGGTAA